Proteins co-encoded in one Bremerella sp. TYQ1 genomic window:
- a CDS encoding integrase core domain-containing protein: MHAATLWQCDFYSKRVLTLKGWRDLYVLVFLHVDSRRVFITPSTFHPNEEWTTLQVETFLEHARLKELSIETLMHDRDKKFTARVDETFQAVDIRVLKSVYRSPNMNAFVERFIQTLQQECLDHFVVFGQEHMDYLVSEFVDFYHEDRPHQGKENELLTSNGETTPEVLSIDSVKCHERLGGVLKHHHHQAA, encoded by the coding sequence ATGCACGCCGCGACGCTTTGGCAGTGTGATTTCTACTCTAAGCGAGTTCTCACCCTGAAAGGTTGGCGGGATCTGTATGTGCTGGTGTTTCTCCACGTCGATTCGCGACGAGTCTTTATCACGCCATCGACGTTTCATCCCAACGAAGAATGGACCACGCTGCAAGTCGAAACGTTTCTGGAGCACGCGAGGTTGAAAGAACTATCTATTGAAACGCTGATGCACGATCGAGATAAGAAGTTCACGGCCAGGGTTGATGAAACGTTTCAGGCCGTGGACATCCGGGTTTTGAAGTCAGTCTACCGGTCTCCGAACATGAACGCTTTTGTCGAGCGTTTCATCCAGACGCTGCAGCAGGAATGCCTGGATCACTTTGTTGTGTTTGGCCAGGAACATATGGATTATCTCGTGAGCGAATTCGTGGACTTCTATCACGAAGATCGACCGCATCAAGGAAAAGAGAACGAACTGCTCACGTCAAACGGTGAGACGACACCGGAGGTTCTATCGATCGATTCGGTTAAGTGCCACGAACGGCTCGGTGGTGTGCTGAAACACCATCATCACCAAGCCGCGTGA
- a CDS encoding bestrophin family protein, whose amino-acid sequence MTSFQAREGFWREAIALHGSVTFQVMPSIVYCGIFASAACILTWYLEDLWGLSVSIDISPFAFAGVVLGLLLVIRLNAGYDRWWEARILWGGIVNQTRNLVISALAYGPSDTVWRDRIVRWTAVFPHAVRSSLRHEVSSDEASKLIGQHNAALLMAAEHMPSFVALRIAELLVEAKDRFEMDRFAFLQIDKERASLIDHLGGCERILATPLPRIYSITIRRFILLFILMLPIALFHQLDAGWLTPIITMLLAYPLLALDQIGVELENPFSKSNLSHLPLDEISEGIEEHLLGLLKTMPRDDSANKIRD is encoded by the coding sequence ATGACGAGCTTCCAAGCACGAGAAGGTTTTTGGCGAGAGGCGATCGCACTTCACGGATCCGTTACCTTTCAGGTAATGCCTTCGATTGTCTACTGTGGGATTTTCGCTAGTGCCGCATGTATCTTGACTTGGTACCTCGAGGATTTGTGGGGGCTTTCAGTCTCGATTGACATAAGTCCATTTGCGTTTGCAGGCGTCGTCTTGGGACTATTACTCGTAATCCGGCTGAACGCAGGATACGACCGCTGGTGGGAGGCTCGCATACTTTGGGGAGGCATCGTCAATCAAACACGGAATTTAGTGATTAGCGCTTTAGCCTATGGCCCATCCGACACGGTATGGAGAGATCGCATTGTGCGATGGACCGCCGTGTTTCCCCATGCCGTTCGCAGCAGTCTACGTCATGAAGTGTCCTCGGACGAAGCATCCAAATTAATCGGCCAGCATAACGCGGCACTCCTGATGGCTGCAGAGCATATGCCCAGTTTCGTAGCATTGCGAATCGCAGAACTACTCGTTGAGGCCAAAGATCGGTTTGAAATGGATCGTTTTGCCTTCTTACAGATTGACAAAGAAAGGGCTTCATTGATCGACCATTTGGGCGGCTGCGAGCGGATTCTAGCGACTCCGCTTCCTAGAATTTACTCAATAACAATCAGGAGATTTATCCTTCTCTTTATTCTCATGTTGCCGATTGCTCTCTTTCATCAACTCGACGCTGGGTGGCTTACTCCTATCATCACGATGCTACTTGCATACCCACTTCTAGCGCTTGATCAGATTGGTGTGGAACTCGAAAACCCCTTCTCGAAAAGTAATCTCAGTCATCTGCCACTTGATGAGATCTCAGAAGGGATTGAAGAGCATTTGCTCGGGCTATTAAAGACAATGCCACGGGACGACAGCGCTAACAAGATTCGTGACTAA
- a CDS encoding terminase large subunit — translation MDQWIQNTNDERAVENGCWFDEEAARRVREFFLRFLKHSKGQWAGKRFELLDWQWTDVVAPLFGWKRADGTRRFRRGYIEVPKKNGKSTLFAGLSLYLLTCDGEPGAEIYSAASDRDQASIVFNEAANMVDYSPHLASRLKVVRSTKRIVDHRSRSIYRALSAEVPTKEGLNAHAVLMDELHAQKSRELWDTLRYAGASRRQPLMLAITTAGFDRLSICWEQHEYARQVLEGTVEDTAFFPYISAADFDEDWTTPEVWQKANPSFGITIDAEQFAEDCREAQESPAKENSFRRYRLNQWTQQESRWLNMEKWDACDDALADLDGRTCFAGLDLSSTTDISALVLVFEQDDQYDVLPFFWVPEEGAKRREKRDHAPYVPWIQQRYIEASPGEVVDYERIRARINELGKRFKIEQIAIDRWNATQLATQLDDDGFEIVSFGQGYASMSAPTKKLEELVLSRKLRHAGHPVLRWMAGNVAIEQDAADNWKPSKKKSQERIDGIVALVMAVDLATRHVEYKSIYSERGMLFL, via the coding sequence GTGGACCAGTGGATTCAAAATACCAACGACGAGCGTGCCGTAGAGAATGGCTGTTGGTTCGATGAAGAAGCGGCCCGGCGCGTGCGTGAATTCTTCTTGCGTTTCCTAAAGCACTCCAAAGGTCAATGGGCCGGTAAACGGTTCGAGCTGTTAGATTGGCAATGGACGGATGTGGTGGCTCCTCTGTTCGGTTGGAAGCGGGCTGACGGGACTCGTCGCTTTCGCCGCGGCTACATCGAAGTGCCCAAGAAGAATGGTAAGAGTACGCTTTTTGCGGGACTGAGCTTGTATCTGCTGACGTGTGATGGGGAACCTGGTGCCGAAATATACAGTGCGGCGTCGGACCGCGACCAAGCTTCCATCGTGTTCAACGAAGCGGCCAATATGGTGGACTACTCCCCGCACCTGGCGTCGCGTCTGAAAGTCGTTCGTTCGACCAAGCGGATCGTGGACCATCGTAGCCGTTCCATCTACCGAGCTCTATCAGCTGAGGTGCCCACGAAAGAAGGCCTCAATGCCCATGCGGTGCTCATGGATGAACTGCACGCCCAGAAGTCACGGGAACTGTGGGACACGCTCCGGTACGCCGGTGCCTCGCGTAGACAACCACTCATGCTGGCGATTACGACCGCGGGGTTCGATCGACTGAGCATCTGTTGGGAACAGCACGAATACGCTCGCCAGGTGCTGGAGGGGACCGTTGAGGACACAGCGTTCTTCCCTTACATCTCAGCAGCCGATTTCGACGAAGACTGGACCACGCCCGAGGTGTGGCAGAAGGCGAACCCAAGTTTCGGTATCACAATCGACGCGGAACAGTTCGCGGAAGACTGCCGCGAAGCGCAGGAATCGCCTGCCAAGGAAAACTCATTCCGTCGGTATCGGCTGAACCAGTGGACGCAGCAAGAATCGCGTTGGCTGAACATGGAGAAGTGGGATGCGTGTGATGATGCTCTTGCGGATCTGGATGGTCGCACGTGCTTCGCCGGTCTCGATCTATCATCCACTACGGACATCTCCGCTCTGGTACTCGTATTCGAACAAGATGACCAGTACGACGTGCTGCCGTTCTTTTGGGTGCCGGAGGAAGGTGCTAAGCGACGTGAGAAGCGGGATCACGCTCCCTACGTGCCGTGGATTCAGCAACGGTACATCGAAGCGTCACCAGGGGAAGTCGTCGACTACGAACGCATCCGGGCGCGAATCAACGAGCTGGGAAAGCGATTTAAGATCGAGCAGATCGCGATCGACCGTTGGAACGCGACGCAGTTGGCTACGCAACTCGACGATGATGGTTTTGAGATTGTGTCGTTTGGCCAGGGCTACGCGAGTATGTCGGCGCCGACGAAAAAGTTGGAAGAACTCGTGCTCTCACGAAAGCTGCGTCACGCCGGGCACCCGGTTCTGCGCTGGATGGCTGGGAACGTGGCGATCGAACAGGACGCGGCCGATAACTGGAAGCCGTCTAAGAAGAAGAGTCAGGAGCGGATTGATGGGATCGTTGCACTAGTGATGGCGGTGGATTTGGCGACTCGGCATGTGGAGTACAAGAGTATTTACTCGGAGCGGGGGATGTTGTTTTTGTAG
- the ptsP gene encoding phosphoenolpyruvate--protein phosphotransferase: MITLQGIPLSPGMADGLAIIYDYEVERRLELPNRPISDTDVENQETRLDDALAQSTQELKSAETFALNEPRLMGSAELLSVHASIAQEIAALVRKRITTDRINAEEALDGVVQEFVGRFEKLENNYIREREQDVRDVGRRILKHLITPSPCSREPLPPGSVVITRELMPSEAVELVKSGVVAILTERGGTLSHTAIVARSLGIPAISGIPELVSRVQPGTRILVDGESGRAEITPTKEAESLYFAHARERESHRRKIAREEELPCVTNDGVFIRLFGNMGLPMEAKDVVEHNLSGVGLFRTEFLFLESRNRPSLEEQVEIYSSMSSGLGNLPLTIRTFDLGGDKLPPFLLSEKSHANASLDLRGLRFSLQEVELLDTQLRAILHVARTANVRILFPMVIGPEDFSLAIRAVERATGYVGIQQRPRIGAMIETPAALFALDEILELADFVAIGTNDLTQYMLAVDRSLIDSNDDCSAMHPAVIRAIKLIIDASEEHKCPICVCGEEAGDVDFARLLVGLGVRELSVTPNRAAAVRHAIRQVCLGDLQVIAGLALKCRTPQEVRELFHQGAEAQTLSFQAKNITR; encoded by the coding sequence ATGATCACTTTACAGGGAATTCCCTTGTCACCAGGTATGGCGGACGGACTTGCTATCATCTACGACTATGAAGTCGAACGAAGACTCGAACTACCCAATCGGCCAATTTCTGATACGGACGTTGAAAATCAGGAAACCAGACTCGATGATGCTCTAGCTCAATCAACACAGGAACTGAAGTCCGCCGAAACGTTTGCCCTAAACGAACCAAGACTGATGGGCTCAGCCGAACTCCTGTCAGTTCACGCGTCGATAGCTCAAGAGATCGCGGCTCTTGTACGTAAGAGAATTACGACGGATCGAATAAATGCTGAAGAGGCCTTAGATGGGGTCGTTCAGGAGTTCGTAGGACGTTTCGAGAAACTTGAGAACAACTATATCCGCGAACGTGAGCAGGATGTTCGTGACGTTGGACGTCGAATTCTAAAACATCTCATCACTCCCTCTCCTTGCTCGCGTGAACCATTGCCCCCAGGCTCCGTTGTCATCACGCGTGAGCTAATGCCATCCGAAGCCGTGGAACTGGTCAAGTCCGGAGTCGTTGCCATCCTTACCGAACGTGGAGGAACTCTTAGCCATACAGCGATCGTTGCCCGATCTCTCGGAATTCCAGCGATTTCTGGAATTCCAGAACTTGTATCAAGAGTTCAACCAGGAACTCGAATACTCGTTGACGGCGAGTCCGGACGTGCCGAAATCACGCCGACTAAGGAAGCGGAGTCGTTGTACTTCGCACACGCAAGAGAGCGGGAGAGTCATAGGCGTAAGATCGCGCGAGAAGAGGAACTCCCTTGCGTGACTAATGATGGCGTATTTATCAGGTTGTTTGGCAATATGGGATTGCCAATGGAAGCCAAGGATGTAGTCGAGCATAACCTTTCTGGCGTTGGACTCTTTCGAACTGAGTTTCTCTTCCTTGAATCACGCAACCGTCCCAGTCTGGAGGAGCAGGTCGAAATATACAGCAGCATGTCGAGCGGCTTGGGTAACCTCCCCCTAACGATTCGGACATTCGATCTCGGCGGCGACAAATTGCCACCTTTCCTTCTTTCAGAAAAATCACATGCCAATGCCAGCCTCGACTTGCGAGGCTTGCGGTTTTCACTTCAGGAAGTTGAACTGTTGGATACTCAATTGAGGGCCATCCTACATGTAGCTAGGACTGCCAACGTTCGTATCCTCTTTCCTATGGTTATTGGGCCAGAAGATTTCTCACTGGCAATCCGTGCTGTTGAACGAGCGACCGGCTACGTTGGGATCCAGCAAAGACCAAGAATTGGCGCAATGATTGAGACGCCGGCGGCGTTATTTGCCTTAGATGAAATTCTAGAACTGGCTGATTTCGTGGCGATCGGCACAAACGACTTAACACAATACATGTTAGCAGTGGACCGGAGCCTCATTGATAGCAACGATGATTGTTCCGCGATGCACCCGGCAGTGATCCGAGCAATAAAACTGATTATCGATGCCTCTGAAGAGCACAAGTGCCCCATATGTGTATGCGGAGAGGAGGCTGGGGATGTTGATTTTGCACGCTTGCTTGTTGGGCTAGGGGTTCGCGAATTGAGTGTAACTCCTAACCGAGCTGCGGCCGTGCGCCACGCGATTCGTCAGGTGTGTCTTGGTGACTTACAGGTGATCGCGGGTTTGGCTCTTAAGTGTCGTACACCACAAGAAGTACGTGAATTATTCCATCAAGGCGCCGAAGCCCAAACCCTAAGTTTCCAAGCGAAAAACATAACACGGTAA
- a CDS encoding sensor histidine kinase KdpD produces the protein MDLLLRHPAETNESCNAQINFMPISNTRNGDFMLTTSFKDGEQGPFLLSYVAELELEIDRLRRRDQFLQHIAREYIEQTLGLCSDESEPTSLSGRLTSIEKACSHFREILYDVTEPPGYHPAFDQVVAIAIRPLIKQVFRWQQRISGAPKAVLRLDLDHEYIEWFPARFRNIVDNLIVHALRLRNDEKGEVRLGIELTTLTNAYELRFTDNGSGTPASRWSGEDELFYRSASTRAAGLGGGLAVVRYMVEQCCGSVAVSSGESQGTSVVVTLPRYGLDDHLEA, from the coding sequence ATGGACCTTCTTCTGCGTCATCCAGCGGAAACAAACGAGAGCTGCAATGCCCAAATAAATTTCATGCCTATTTCCAATACAAGGAATGGTGATTTCATGCTGACAACGAGTTTCAAAGATGGGGAGCAGGGTCCTTTTCTATTGAGCTATGTAGCGGAGCTAGAATTAGAAATCGATCGACTGCGTCGCCGCGACCAGTTTCTACAACACATTGCCCGCGAATACATTGAACAAACCCTTGGGCTCTGTAGCGATGAATCCGAGCCTACAAGTCTTTCAGGACGTCTGACATCTATTGAGAAAGCGTGCTCCCACTTCCGTGAGATCCTCTACGATGTCACCGAACCACCAGGTTATCATCCTGCATTTGACCAAGTGGTCGCAATCGCTATTCGTCCGCTGATTAAGCAAGTCTTTCGGTGGCAACAACGGATCAGTGGAGCCCCTAAAGCAGTCCTTCGTCTTGATTTGGATCACGAATACATCGAATGGTTCCCAGCAAGATTTCGAAATATCGTCGATAATCTTATCGTACATGCCCTCCGGCTTCGAAATGACGAAAAAGGGGAAGTACGACTCGGCATAGAGCTTACCACACTGACCAACGCCTACGAGCTTCGGTTTACTGACAATGGCAGCGGTACCCCGGCTTCCAGATGGTCAGGTGAAGATGAACTTTTCTACCGATCCGCCTCGACCAGGGCAGCGGGACTCGGTGGCGGACTAGCGGTCGTCAGATATATGGTTGAACAATGCTGCGGATCAGTTGCCGTATCCAGCGGCGAGAGCCAAGGAACCAGCGTTGTCGTCACTCTACCACGCTATGGTTTGGATGACCACTTGGAGGCTTAA
- a CDS encoding RNA-binding protein codes for MSKKLYCGNLNYDVTTFDLEQLFSAFGQVENAQVVIDRDTGRSKGFGFVEMNSDSEAEAAINGLNESIQGGRSLTVNEAKPRESRSGSGGGYGGGRGHGGDRGRRY; via the coding sequence TTGAGTAAAAAACTGTATTGCGGCAATCTTAATTACGATGTTACCACATTCGACCTGGAACAATTGTTCAGTGCTTTCGGCCAGGTCGAAAACGCCCAGGTTGTTATCGATCGCGACACAGGCCGCAGCAAGGGCTTTGGTTTCGTGGAAATGAATTCCGATTCCGAAGCGGAAGCAGCCATAAATGGCCTGAACGAATCGATACAAGGAGGCAGAAGTCTGACGGTCAATGAAGCCAAGCCGCGTGAAAGTCGTAGTGGCAGTGGCGGCGGATATGGCGGTGGACGTGGTCACGGCGGCGATCGTGGACGTCGTTATTAA
- a CDS encoding phage terminase small subunit P27 family, whose amino-acid sequence MRGRKPKPTVLKIREGNPGKRSLNKAEPNAPSDVPKCPEFLDEVAQDEWDRISVILTEMGLLSTADRAALSAYCTVYSRWVHAEEQVKKFGTIVKSPEKGFPMKSPYLTVADQAMESMRKFLVEFGLTPSSRSRIRVETKKSAEDEFDAFVGAG is encoded by the coding sequence ATGAGAGGTCGTAAACCAAAGCCAACCGTACTTAAGATTCGCGAGGGCAATCCTGGCAAGCGTTCGCTGAACAAAGCGGAACCGAATGCGCCTAGCGATGTGCCCAAATGCCCTGAATTCCTGGACGAAGTAGCCCAAGACGAGTGGGATCGCATCTCAGTTATTCTCACAGAAATGGGCCTACTCAGCACTGCCGATCGAGCCGCGCTGTCCGCATATTGCACGGTGTACAGCCGCTGGGTTCATGCCGAAGAACAAGTCAAAAAGTTCGGCACCATCGTGAAGTCGCCCGAAAAAGGCTTCCCGATGAAGTCACCGTATTTGACGGTGGCCGACCAAGCGATGGAATCGATGCGGAAGTTTCTGGTGGAATTTGGTCTGACGCCATCGAGCCGCAGTCGCATCCGCGTGGAAACAAAGAAGTCTGCCGAGGATGAGTTCGACGCATTTGTGGGGGCAGGGTAG
- a CDS encoding flotillin-like FloA family protein, producing the protein MIAYLSLVLAGGILAVVAMLLIWYFRLWLQAYSTGTSIGFVNLIFMSLRGVNPHAVVECKIMAVQSRLAIVETRVIEALYLARGDIRRVTLAVIAADRAGIRLDWDTAAAIDLAGRDILDAVKTSILPKVILIPDPDDARSDVLYGVAKDGVQLKVMVRVTVRTNLLQLIGGATESTVVARVGQGVISAIGSCNCYQEALRDPMLITRKVLDKGLDADTAYAIVSIDIADIDVGRNIGAKLQIDQASADFRIALALAEKRRAMAIAKHQEMRAKHAKSRANVVHAEAEIPASLGQAFRDGNIQTQNVPVSQQRTSHRFPLIANLATSNTAIVPN; encoded by the coding sequence ATGATCGCATATTTGAGCTTAGTTCTAGCCGGGGGCATCCTGGCCGTTGTAGCCATGCTCTTGATCTGGTACTTCCGACTATGGTTGCAGGCCTATTCAACCGGAACAAGTATTGGCTTTGTCAATCTAATTTTCATGTCATTGCGAGGAGTCAATCCCCACGCCGTGGTTGAATGCAAGATCATGGCGGTTCAGTCAAGATTGGCCATCGTGGAGACTCGCGTTATCGAAGCATTATACCTGGCCCGAGGTGATATCCGTCGCGTGACACTAGCTGTGATCGCGGCCGATCGGGCAGGCATTCGCTTGGATTGGGATACGGCAGCCGCGATTGATCTTGCCGGACGAGATATTCTGGATGCGGTCAAGACGAGCATCCTTCCCAAGGTCATCCTTATCCCCGATCCCGACGATGCTCGAAGCGACGTGTTATACGGTGTCGCGAAAGATGGTGTCCAACTTAAGGTCATGGTACGAGTAACCGTCCGAACAAATCTGCTGCAGCTTATTGGAGGTGCAACGGAATCGACTGTCGTGGCGCGTGTTGGCCAGGGGGTTATCTCGGCAATTGGTTCTTGCAATTGTTACCAGGAAGCACTTCGTGATCCGATGCTCATTACTCGCAAGGTTCTAGATAAGGGATTGGATGCGGATACTGCCTATGCAATTGTCTCCATCGACATTGCCGACATCGATGTGGGCCGAAACATTGGTGCGAAGTTGCAGATAGACCAGGCCAGCGCAGATTTTCGCATTGCTCTGGCATTGGCCGAAAAACGACGTGCAATGGCGATCGCAAAACATCAAGAGATGCGGGCAAAGCATGCCAAGAGTCGTGCGAACGTCGTACACGCCGAAGCCGAGATTCCCGCTTCCTTAGGTCAGGCTTTTCGTGACGGAAATATTCAGACACAGAACGTACCGGTCTCACAGCAACGGACAAGTCACCGATTCCCCTTGATAGCGAATCTAGCCACATCGAACACGGCAATCGTACCCAATTGA
- a CDS encoding DNA modification methylase: MKIEQWNIADVTPYPSNPRVNDGAVDAVAKSLEEFGFRQPIVVDEAGVVVVGHTRLKGAQKLGMSHVPVHVAEGLSDEQIRAYRIADNQTATIAEWDLDLLPIELSALKDADYDLALLGFKDDELAKMLSGDVKEGLNDPDDVPEPPDDPVTQPGDLWILGDHRLLCGDSSKAKDVDRLLDGAVIHLVNTDPPYNVKVEPRSRNAITAGNSSFADSSKHKSNGAPKKMRAKDRPLANDFVSDEEFDRLLDAWFGNMARVLAPGRAIYIWGGFSNCGNYPPFLKKHGLYFSQAIIWDKQHPVLTRKDYMGAHEWCFYGWKEGAAHQFFGPNNATDLWHVKKVNPQAMVHLTEKPVELAVRAIQCSSREGENVLDLFGGSGSTLIACEQTGRRAYLMELDQAYADVIVERWESFTGKKAERVSAEVVA, from the coding sequence ATGAAGATCGAACAGTGGAATATCGCGGATGTTACACCGTACCCTAGCAACCCGCGTGTGAATGACGGGGCCGTCGATGCCGTGGCGAAGTCGCTTGAGGAGTTTGGATTTCGTCAACCGATTGTTGTGGATGAAGCTGGCGTGGTTGTCGTTGGCCATACGAGGCTTAAGGGCGCGCAGAAGCTGGGTATGTCCCATGTGCCGGTTCACGTTGCCGAAGGGTTGTCGGACGAACAGATTCGTGCGTACCGGATTGCGGATAACCAAACGGCGACCATTGCCGAATGGGACTTGGATCTCTTACCGATCGAACTGAGTGCCCTCAAGGACGCCGACTACGACTTGGCCTTGCTCGGGTTCAAGGACGACGAACTGGCCAAGATGCTCAGTGGCGACGTGAAGGAAGGTCTAAACGATCCAGACGATGTGCCTGAACCACCAGATGATCCCGTTACTCAGCCAGGCGACCTGTGGATCCTCGGCGACCATCGCTTGTTGTGTGGTGATAGCTCGAAGGCCAAAGACGTTGATCGGTTACTTGATGGTGCTGTAATTCATCTTGTGAATACCGATCCACCGTACAACGTGAAAGTAGAACCTCGCAGTCGAAACGCCATCACTGCGGGGAACAGCAGCTTTGCGGACTCGAGCAAACACAAGTCAAACGGTGCTCCGAAGAAAATGCGGGCCAAAGATCGACCATTGGCCAACGACTTCGTGTCGGATGAGGAGTTCGATCGATTGCTCGACGCCTGGTTCGGCAACATGGCCCGAGTGTTGGCGCCTGGACGAGCCATCTACATCTGGGGTGGCTTTAGCAACTGTGGCAACTATCCGCCGTTCCTGAAGAAGCACGGCCTCTACTTCTCGCAGGCGATTATCTGGGACAAACAGCATCCCGTCCTGACGCGTAAGGACTACATGGGCGCGCACGAATGGTGCTTTTACGGCTGGAAGGAAGGTGCGGCCCACCAGTTCTTTGGTCCCAACAACGCCACCGACCTATGGCACGTGAAGAAGGTGAATCCGCAGGCAATGGTGCATTTGACGGAAAAGCCTGTGGAGTTGGCTGTTCGAGCGATTCAATGCTCGTCGCGAGAAGGTGAGAACGTGCTCGACCTGTTTGGTGGGAGCGGCTCAACGTTGATTGCCTGTGAGCAGACTGGTCGTAGGGCGTATTTGATGGAACTGGATCAGGCCTACGCGGACGTCATTGTTGAAAGATGGGAATCGTTCACTGGGAAGAAGGCTGAACGTGTCTCGGCGGAGGTAGTGGCGTGA
- a CDS encoding HTH domain-containing protein, with the protein MTTKKTTRKTTATKKASTKGTTKGRSAKASKPAEAKPAKQPATKRLSALDAAAKVLTESKEPLNTKQMIDAMADKKYWSSPGRKTPHATLYSAILREINTKGKDARFKKTERGKFTTNG; encoded by the coding sequence ATGACCACGAAGAAGACCACTCGCAAGACCACCGCTACGAAGAAGGCCAGCACCAAGGGTACGACGAAAGGACGATCCGCAAAGGCATCGAAGCCAGCCGAAGCCAAGCCCGCTAAACAACCTGCCACCAAACGCCTGTCCGCCCTCGACGCCGCAGCCAAGGTACTGACCGAATCGAAGGAGCCGCTCAACACCAAGCAGATGATCGACGCGATGGCCGATAAGAAGTACTGGTCCAGCCCAGGCAGGAAGACGCCACACGCCACGCTCTACTCGGCGATCCTGCGGGAAATCAACACCAAGGGCAAAGACGCCCGATTCAAGAAGACCGAACGAGGCAAGTTCACGACCAACGGCTAG